From the Sebastes fasciatus isolate fSebFas1 chromosome 3, fSebFas1.pri, whole genome shotgun sequence genome, one window contains:
- the neurl1aa gene encoding E3 ubiquitin-protein ligase NEURL1 isoform X1, whose amino-acid sequence MGSNVSGISTLQRGQQQGFHRLRNSHKDSLGGPFPSTSHRCHHKPKRCLPIQCGSVGGPLPISPLLFHPNAKGSQIVMDLAQKTVKRQASFCNAITFSHRPIALYEQVRLKITKKQCCWSGALRLGFTAKDPSRINPDNLPKYACPDLVSQSGFWAKALPEEFANEGNVIAFWVDKKGRVFYRINESSPMLFFSGVRTAEPLWALIDVYGLTRGVQLLDSEIVPPDCLRPRSFTTVRSSSLRREADDSRLSVSLCDLNLQQEDGRNGHNHSHRHTLHLASASSSSTCPIPQNSLNSQQSSLLPSALESDLHFHQLRGAHIKTLDEQTVARSEHARDERTLVFTNRPLRTGETVFIKVTKSSPSRSGSLSYGVTSCDPAVLRPSDLPYNPEALVDRKEFWAVCRVPTPLQSSDILGFLVNQEGEVILSHNGTNVGMQVCVDNSRPLWMFFGLHGAVTQLRILGSTHLGDPRATSNPSSPSSSPHTPSALGSGSSDPVLNGGLCSAAYCSSAGGTTPNSPISLPKSPTFPSGRGLWSDECSICYENAVDTVIYACGHMCLCYTCGLKLKKMSNACCPICRRQIKDIIKTYRST is encoded by the exons ACTCCCTCGGTGGCCCGTTCCCGTCCACATCACACCGATGCCACCACAAACCCAAGAGGTGCCTGCCCATCCAGTGTGGCAGCGTTGGCGGGCCCCTTCCCATCAGCCCGCTTCTTTTCCATCCAAATGCCAAGGGATCCCAAATTGTCATGGACCTCGCCCAGAAGACAGTCAAGAGGCAGGCGAGTTTCTGCAACGCCATCACCTTCAGCCACAGGCCCATAGCGCTGTACGAGCAAGTCCGCCTCAAG ATTACTAAAAAGCAGTGTTGCTGGAGCGGGGCTCTACGTCTGGGCTTCACCGCCAAAGACCCCTCCAGGATAAACCCAGACAACCTGCCCAAGTACGCCTGCCCCGACCTGGTGTCCCAGAGCGGCTTCTGGGCCAAGGCCCTGCCCGAAGAGTTCGCCAACGAGGGCAACGTTATCGCCTTTTGGGTCGACAAGAAGGGCAGAGTCTTCTACCGCATTAACGAGTCCAGTCCCATGCTGTTCTTCAGTGGAGTCCGCACAGCCGAGCCCCTCTGGGCCCTCATTGATGTTTACGGCCTGACCCGCGGAGTGCAGCTGCTAG aCAGTGAGATTGTTCCTCCCGACTGCCTACGCCCACGCTCCTTCACCACAGTGCGCTCCTCCTCTCTCCGGCGCGAAGCCGACGACTCCCGTCTGTCCGTCAGCCTGTGTGACCTCAACCTGCAGCAGGAGGACGGACGCAACGGCCACAACCACTCCCACCGCCACACCCTCCACCTGGCCTCGGCCTCCTCGTCCTCCACCTGCCCCATACCCCAGAACTCCCTCAACTCCCAGCAGTCCTCCCTGCTGCCATCCGCCCTGGAGAGCGACCTCCACTTCCACCAGCTGCGCGGCGCCCACATCAAGACGCTGGACGAGCAGACGGTGGCGCGATCCGAGCACGCGCGAGATGAACGCACCCTCGTCTTCACCAATCGGCCCCTGCGCACCGGAGAGACCGTCTTCATCAAAGTCACAAAGTCCAGCCCGTCTCGCTCGGGCTCGTTGTCCTACGGCGTGACGTCCTGCGACCCAGCAGTGCTGCGCCCCAGCGACTTGCCCTACAATCCAGAGGCTCTGGTGGACAGGAAGGAGTTTTGGGCGGTGTGTCGGGTGCCGACGCCTCTCCAAAGCAGCGACATCCTGGGATTCTTGGTCAACCAGGAAGGGGAGGTCATCCTCAGCCACAACGGCACCAATGTGggcatgcaagtgtgtgtggACAACTCCCGCCCACTCTGGATGTTCTTTGGTCTCCATGGGGCTGTGACTCAGCTGAGGATTCTGG GTTCCACTCATCTCGGGGATCCACGGGCCACGTCGAACCCCAGCtcgccctcctcctctccgcaCACCCCCAGCGCCCTGGGCAGTGGCAGCTCCGATCCTGTGCTGAACGGAGGCCTGTGCTCCGCTGCGTACTGCAGCTCAGCAGGGG GAACAACCCCTAATTCACCCATCAGCCTCCCCAAGTCACCTACGTTCCCATCAGGCCGTGGGCTTTGGTCAGACGAGTGCTCCATCTGTTACGAGAACGCGGTGGACACAGTCATCTACGCCTGCGGACACATGTGTCTGTGCTACACCTGTGGCCTCAAACTCAAGAAGATGTCCAACGCCTGCTGTCCCATCTGCAGAAGGCAGATCAAAGACATTATCAAGACGTACCGGAGCACGTAA
- the neurl1aa gene encoding E3 ubiquitin-protein ligase NEURL1 isoform X2: MGGHITRNAFYDSLGGPFPSTSHRCHHKPKRCLPIQCGSVGGPLPISPLLFHPNAKGSQIVMDLAQKTVKRQASFCNAITFSHRPIALYEQVRLKITKKQCCWSGALRLGFTAKDPSRINPDNLPKYACPDLVSQSGFWAKALPEEFANEGNVIAFWVDKKGRVFYRINESSPMLFFSGVRTAEPLWALIDVYGLTRGVQLLDSEIVPPDCLRPRSFTTVRSSSLRREADDSRLSVSLCDLNLQQEDGRNGHNHSHRHTLHLASASSSSTCPIPQNSLNSQQSSLLPSALESDLHFHQLRGAHIKTLDEQTVARSEHARDERTLVFTNRPLRTGETVFIKVTKSSPSRSGSLSYGVTSCDPAVLRPSDLPYNPEALVDRKEFWAVCRVPTPLQSSDILGFLVNQEGEVILSHNGTNVGMQVCVDNSRPLWMFFGLHGAVTQLRILGSTHLGDPRATSNPSSPSSSPHTPSALGSGSSDPVLNGGLCSAAYCSSAGGTTPNSPISLPKSPTFPSGRGLWSDECSICYENAVDTVIYACGHMCLCYTCGLKLKKMSNACCPICRRQIKDIIKTYRST, from the exons ACTCCCTCGGTGGCCCGTTCCCGTCCACATCACACCGATGCCACCACAAACCCAAGAGGTGCCTGCCCATCCAGTGTGGCAGCGTTGGCGGGCCCCTTCCCATCAGCCCGCTTCTTTTCCATCCAAATGCCAAGGGATCCCAAATTGTCATGGACCTCGCCCAGAAGACAGTCAAGAGGCAGGCGAGTTTCTGCAACGCCATCACCTTCAGCCACAGGCCCATAGCGCTGTACGAGCAAGTCCGCCTCAAG ATTACTAAAAAGCAGTGTTGCTGGAGCGGGGCTCTACGTCTGGGCTTCACCGCCAAAGACCCCTCCAGGATAAACCCAGACAACCTGCCCAAGTACGCCTGCCCCGACCTGGTGTCCCAGAGCGGCTTCTGGGCCAAGGCCCTGCCCGAAGAGTTCGCCAACGAGGGCAACGTTATCGCCTTTTGGGTCGACAAGAAGGGCAGAGTCTTCTACCGCATTAACGAGTCCAGTCCCATGCTGTTCTTCAGTGGAGTCCGCACAGCCGAGCCCCTCTGGGCCCTCATTGATGTTTACGGCCTGACCCGCGGAGTGCAGCTGCTAG aCAGTGAGATTGTTCCTCCCGACTGCCTACGCCCACGCTCCTTCACCACAGTGCGCTCCTCCTCTCTCCGGCGCGAAGCCGACGACTCCCGTCTGTCCGTCAGCCTGTGTGACCTCAACCTGCAGCAGGAGGACGGACGCAACGGCCACAACCACTCCCACCGCCACACCCTCCACCTGGCCTCGGCCTCCTCGTCCTCCACCTGCCCCATACCCCAGAACTCCCTCAACTCCCAGCAGTCCTCCCTGCTGCCATCCGCCCTGGAGAGCGACCTCCACTTCCACCAGCTGCGCGGCGCCCACATCAAGACGCTGGACGAGCAGACGGTGGCGCGATCCGAGCACGCGCGAGATGAACGCACCCTCGTCTTCACCAATCGGCCCCTGCGCACCGGAGAGACCGTCTTCATCAAAGTCACAAAGTCCAGCCCGTCTCGCTCGGGCTCGTTGTCCTACGGCGTGACGTCCTGCGACCCAGCAGTGCTGCGCCCCAGCGACTTGCCCTACAATCCAGAGGCTCTGGTGGACAGGAAGGAGTTTTGGGCGGTGTGTCGGGTGCCGACGCCTCTCCAAAGCAGCGACATCCTGGGATTCTTGGTCAACCAGGAAGGGGAGGTCATCCTCAGCCACAACGGCACCAATGTGggcatgcaagtgtgtgtggACAACTCCCGCCCACTCTGGATGTTCTTTGGTCTCCATGGGGCTGTGACTCAGCTGAGGATTCTGG GTTCCACTCATCTCGGGGATCCACGGGCCACGTCGAACCCCAGCtcgccctcctcctctccgcaCACCCCCAGCGCCCTGGGCAGTGGCAGCTCCGATCCTGTGCTGAACGGAGGCCTGTGCTCCGCTGCGTACTGCAGCTCAGCAGGGG GAACAACCCCTAATTCACCCATCAGCCTCCCCAAGTCACCTACGTTCCCATCAGGCCGTGGGCTTTGGTCAGACGAGTGCTCCATCTGTTACGAGAACGCGGTGGACACAGTCATCTACGCCTGCGGACACATGTGTCTGTGCTACACCTGTGGCCTCAAACTCAAGAAGATGTCCAACGCCTGCTGTCCCATCTGCAGAAGGCAGATCAAAGACATTATCAAGACGTACCGGAGCACGTAA